Proteins co-encoded in one Armatimonadota bacterium genomic window:
- a CDS encoding sigma-70 family RNA polymerase sigma factor: MRTPLPSDEAELVETAAACDDRAFCALMDCHRRPLRIIVSRYADNREDRTDLEADVVATLLEDRKRALRAWRPIAPFAAYLTTIATRRCLRWLRARQRLDAQTVPLLYLPGEAKEDGFEHLAALDVQDLDELAQSRQIYEAVERALDTLPAPDRLVLQLRFEQGMNGPAIARALGIRDGAARKRIFTALRRLAAALRELSPDLFD, translated from the coding sequence GTGCGCACGCCCTTGCCATCCGATGAGGCCGAGTTGGTCGAGACCGCAGCAGCCTGCGACGATCGGGCCTTCTGCGCTCTGATGGACTGTCACCGCCGACCCCTTCGCATCATTGTCTCCCGCTACGCAGACAACCGTGAAGACCGCACGGACCTGGAGGCTGATGTTGTAGCCACCCTGTTGGAGGACCGCAAGCGGGCGCTGCGTGCATGGCGGCCAATTGCCCCTTTTGCTGCATATCTCACTACCATCGCCACGAGGCGCTGCTTGCGCTGGCTGCGCGCACGCCAGCGTCTTGATGCCCAGACCGTCCCGCTGTTGTACCTTCCCGGTGAGGCCAAGGAGGATGGATTCGAGCATCTAGCGGCGCTTGATGTTCAAGATCTGGATGAGTTGGCACAGTCCCGCCAGATCTACGAAGCGGTTGAGCGCGCGCTGGACACCTTGCCGGCGCCGGACCGGCTGGTGCTCCAGCTCCGTTTCGAGCAGGGGATGAACGGACCAGCCATTGCGCGCGCGCTGGGGATCCGCGACGGTGCTGCACGCAAGCGGATATTCACAGCCCTCAGGCGGCTCGCAGCGGCTCTTCGCGAGCTGTCACCAGACCTGTTCGACTAA